A window of Longispora fulva contains these coding sequences:
- a CDS encoding tyrosine-type recombinase/integrase — MELAPAATALPVGFQTPVAARIAAAFLLAYRGNTRAAYAADLTHFGRWCATLDVDVLACSRAHLDAYVEQQTRDGAAATTIRRRMSAVAGFFAYAVDEGLITRSPATRVRRPAAGDNVQSTGLTVAEAGQLIAAAEAHSPRAAVIVLLSLLLGLRVSELCTATVADLSFQRGHRVLTVTRKGGKRQTMAVPPRAAAAIDDYLGERREGPLLCTSTGKPLDRHALWRLIRRLAAVAVPHLADRLHPHDLRHTCATLALDAGAALRDVQDLLGHADPRTTRRYDRARFSLDRSPSHQLALLLPSAP; from the coding sequence ATGGAGCTGGCCCCCGCCGCCACAGCACTGCCCGTAGGTTTCCAGACCCCGGTCGCGGCGCGGATCGCCGCCGCGTTCCTGCTCGCCTACCGGGGCAACACCCGGGCCGCGTACGCCGCGGACCTGACCCACTTCGGCCGGTGGTGCGCGACCCTCGACGTCGACGTGCTCGCCTGCTCCCGGGCGCACCTCGACGCCTACGTCGAGCAGCAGACCCGCGACGGGGCCGCCGCCACGACGATCCGCCGCCGGATGTCGGCCGTCGCCGGTTTCTTCGCCTACGCCGTCGACGAGGGCCTGATCACCCGCAGCCCCGCGACCCGGGTCCGCCGCCCCGCCGCCGGCGACAACGTCCAGTCCACCGGGCTGACCGTCGCCGAGGCCGGCCAGCTGATCGCCGCCGCCGAGGCGCACTCGCCCCGCGCGGCCGTCATCGTGCTGCTGTCCCTGCTCCTGGGCCTGCGGGTCAGCGAGCTGTGCACGGCCACGGTCGCGGATCTGAGTTTCCAGCGCGGCCACCGGGTGCTGACCGTGACCCGCAAGGGCGGCAAGCGCCAGACCATGGCCGTGCCGCCCCGGGCCGCCGCCGCGATCGACGACTACCTGGGCGAGCGCCGCGAGGGCCCCCTGCTGTGCACGTCCACCGGCAAGCCCCTCGACCGGCACGCCCTGTGGCGGCTGATCCGCCGGTTGGCGGCCGTGGCCGTCCCGCACCTGGCCGACCGGCTGCACCCGCACGACCTGCGGCACACGTGCGCGACCCTGGCCCTGGACGCGGGTGCCGCGCTGCGCGACGTACAGGACCTCCTCGGGCACGCCGACCCGCGCACGACCCGCCGGTACGACCGGGCCCGGTTCAGCCTCGACCGCTCACCCAGCCACCAACTGGCTCTGCTCCTACCCTCGGCGCCGTAG
- a CDS encoding antibiotic biosynthesis monooxygenase → MFVHLVVHYPKPEHHDDVLASMHRVDAAAQGAAGLIRIGAWRDAKSDRLIGLAMWESQEAFEAAAPGIFAVVADDPLTDWWTKPPDSMHLHPA, encoded by the coding sequence ATGTTCGTCCACCTGGTGGTCCACTACCCGAAGCCCGAGCACCACGACGACGTGCTCGCCTCGATGCACCGGGTCGACGCCGCGGCCCAGGGCGCGGCGGGACTGATCCGGATCGGAGCCTGGCGGGACGCGAAGTCCGACCGGCTGATCGGGTTGGCGATGTGGGAGTCGCAGGAGGCGTTCGAGGCGGCCGCCCCGGGAATCTTCGCGGTGGTGGCCGACGATCCGCTGACGGACTGGTGGACAAAACCGCCCGACAGCATGCATCTGCACCCGGCCTAG
- a CDS encoding SRPBCC domain-containing protein produces the protein MSTIGTATAAVEVACDPETAFEVFTRDIGAWWRRGTHYWNDAERGVAMRFEPHVGGRLVEVYDATSGEGLEIGRISAWEPGRRLVFGWRTADWPAGVSTEVAVSFEAAGGGTRVVIEHSGWDGLPDGVALHGQYAQGWAELLGFFADTPGVR, from the coding sequence ATGAGCACAATCGGCACGGCCACCGCCGCCGTCGAGGTCGCCTGCGATCCCGAGACGGCGTTCGAGGTCTTCACCCGCGACATCGGCGCGTGGTGGAGGCGCGGCACGCACTACTGGAACGACGCCGAGCGCGGGGTCGCGATGCGCTTCGAGCCCCATGTCGGCGGCCGCCTCGTCGAGGTGTACGACGCCACGTCCGGCGAGGGCCTGGAGATCGGCCGGATCAGCGCCTGGGAGCCCGGCAGGCGACTGGTGTTCGGGTGGCGCACCGCCGACTGGCCCGCCGGCGTGAGCACGGAGGTGGCGGTCAGCTTCGAGGCGGCCGGCGGCGGTACCCGGGTGGTCATCGAGCACAGTGGCTGGGACGGGCTGCCCGACGGGGTCGCGCTCCACGGCCAGTACGCCCAGGGCTGGGCCGAGCTGCTCGGCTTCTTCGCCGACACCCCCGGGGTGCGGTGA
- a CDS encoding ArsR/SmtB family transcription factor, producing the protein MATDLDGTFTALADPTRRRILELLRERPHRAGELSAAFDITAPAVSRHLRVLRQAGLVEERFVEADARGRVYHLRPEALVGLRAWLDQVQAFWTDQLGAFKVHAERLSEGQER; encoded by the coding sequence ATGGCTACCGATCTGGATGGGACGTTCACGGCGCTGGCCGACCCCACCCGACGGCGCATCCTGGAGCTGCTCCGCGAGCGCCCCCACCGGGCAGGGGAGCTGTCGGCCGCCTTCGACATCACCGCCCCGGCCGTGAGCCGGCACCTGCGGGTGCTGCGCCAGGCCGGCCTCGTCGAGGAGCGGTTCGTCGAGGCCGACGCGCGCGGGCGGGTCTACCACCTGCGCCCCGAGGCCCTCGTCGGTCTGCGGGCCTGGCTGGACCAGGTGCAGGCCTTCTGGACGGATCAGCTCGGCGCGTTCAAAGTGCACGCCGAGCGACTCAGCGAAGGACAGGAACGATGA
- a CDS encoding LysR family transcriptional regulator — protein MVMQLQQLRYFLAVAESRHFTQAAEAVGVTQPTLSKQIHTLESDLGAALFHRNRGAITLTEAGEALLPLAQRIVADAETARHEIGDLIGLRTGRLRLGATPSLCTSLVAETLKLFRDAHPDIRLQVEEGGSQDLVRALTGGYLDLALIILPESGTDPALHTEPLLTESLVVASASPLHHREMRITDLRHQDLVMFRPGYDLRDATLEACAKAGFTPTFAVEGGEMDAVLGFVEVGLGVALVPRMVLAGRPRLHATPLAAPGVPRTVALARRRDVEPSHAAKAFQDILLGYLGGPTLNLHLTSSST, from the coding sequence ATGGTCATGCAGCTCCAACAGCTCCGGTACTTCCTGGCGGTCGCAGAATCCCGGCATTTCACCCAGGCGGCCGAGGCGGTGGGTGTGACTCAACCCACGCTGAGTAAGCAGATTCACACTCTGGAGTCCGACCTCGGGGCGGCGCTGTTCCACCGCAACCGGGGCGCGATCACCCTGACCGAGGCCGGCGAGGCGCTTTTGCCCCTGGCCCAGCGGATCGTCGCCGACGCCGAGACCGCCCGGCACGAGATCGGCGACCTGATCGGGTTGCGCACCGGTCGGCTGCGCCTCGGGGCCACCCCGAGCCTGTGCACCTCCCTGGTCGCCGAGACCCTGAAACTGTTCCGCGACGCCCACCCCGACATCCGGCTGCAGGTCGAGGAGGGCGGATCGCAGGACCTGGTCCGCGCGCTGACCGGCGGGTACCTGGATCTCGCGTTGATCATCCTGCCGGAGTCCGGCACCGACCCGGCCCTGCACACCGAGCCGCTGCTGACCGAGAGCCTCGTGGTCGCCTCCGCCTCGCCGCTGCACCACCGCGAAATGCGGATCACGGACCTGCGCCACCAGGACCTGGTGATGTTCCGACCCGGCTACGACCTGCGCGACGCGACCCTGGAGGCGTGCGCGAAGGCCGGGTTCACCCCGACGTTTGCGGTGGAGGGCGGGGAGATGGACGCGGTGCTCGGCTTCGTGGAGGTGGGGCTGGGGGTGGCGCTGGTCCCGCGCATGGTCCTCGCCGGCCGGCCCCGGCTGCACGCGACGCCCCTGGCCGCGCCCGGCGTGCCCCGGACCGTCGCGCTCGCCCGCCGCCGGGACGTCGAACCCTCGCACGCGGCGAAGGCCTTCCAGGACATCCTGCTCGGCTACCTGGGCGGCCCAACCCTCAACCTGCACTTGACGTCAAGCTCAACGTGA
- a CDS encoding succinate dehydrogenase cytochrome b subunit, translated as MTRSRSLTRSTVGKKAVMAVTGVMLVGFLFFHALGNMKVFLGQESFDHYSHWLRTVLEPILPHEGFLWLARIGLLAAVGGHIWSAAALTIRAKKARPVKYAHRKPVQGSYAARTMRWGGVIVVLFVIYHILDLTTGTLNPVGAAGKPYGNVTADFAPSRWYVTFFYVLAIVAIGFHLRHGLWSAIQTLGRSNARRERFLKGVALGFTLLLCAMFLSVPFAVLTGLVK; from the coding sequence ATGACGAGGTCCAGGTCGTTGACGCGGTCGACGGTCGGCAAAAAAGCGGTAATGGCGGTGACGGGCGTGATGCTCGTCGGGTTCCTGTTCTTCCATGCGCTCGGGAACATGAAGGTGTTCCTCGGCCAGGAGTCCTTCGACCACTACTCGCACTGGCTGCGGACCGTGCTCGAGCCCATCCTCCCGCACGAGGGCTTCCTGTGGCTCGCCCGGATCGGCCTGCTCGCCGCCGTCGGCGGGCACATCTGGTCGGCCGCGGCCCTGACGATCCGGGCGAAGAAGGCCCGGCCGGTGAAGTACGCGCACCGCAAGCCCGTGCAGGGCTCCTACGCCGCGCGCACCATGCGCTGGGGCGGCGTGATCGTCGTGCTGTTCGTGATCTACCACATCCTCGACCTGACCACCGGGACGCTGAACCCGGTCGGGGCGGCAGGCAAGCCCTACGGCAACGTGACCGCCGACTTCGCCCCGTCACGCTGGTACGTGACCTTCTTCTACGTCCTGGCCATCGTGGCCATCGGCTTCCACCTGCGCCACGGCCTCTGGAGCGCGATCCAGACCCTCGGGCGCAGCAACGCGCGCCGGGAGAGGTTCCTCAAGGGCGTGGCCCTGGGCTTCACGCTCCTGCTGTGCGCGATGTTCCTGTCCGTGCCGTTCGCGGTCCTCACCGGATTGGTGAAGTAG
- a CDS encoding fumarate reductase/succinate dehydrogenase flavoprotein subunit: MNYTEGEPIKDTKAPEGPVETRWDKRRFGAKLVNPANKRKLKVIVVGTGLAGGAAAATLGELGYQVESFCYQDSPRRAHSIAAQGGINAAKNYRNDGDSIHRLFYDTVKGGDFRSRESNVHRLAQISVEIIDQCVAQGVPFAREYGGLLDTRSFGGAQVSRTFYARGQTGQQLLLGAYQALERQIAAGTVKMHARHEMLDLIVIDGRARGIVVRDLVTGEVATHYADAVVLASGGYGNVFFLSTNAKGCNVTATWRAHRRGAYFANPCYTQIHPTCIPVSGDHQSKLTLMSESLRNDGRVWVPLKGGDPRKPADIPEDERDYYLERIYPAFGNLVPRDIASRAAKNVCDEGRGVGPGGLGVYLDFASAIARLGQPAVEAKYGNLFEMYAQITGEDPYSTPMRIYPAVHYTMGGLWVDYDLQSTIPGLFVAGEANFSDHGANRLGASALMQGLADGYFVLPNTIGDYLAAGPFEKVDDSHPASQEALAKVNDQVQRLLNNDGDRTADSFHRELGQLMWEYCGMERSESGLRKALERIPELRAEFWKRVKVSGTGEGLNQALERAGRVVDFFDLAELMCLDALVRTESCGGHFRAESQTPDGEAQRDDENFSYVAAWEHAGDTPVLHKEELVFEYVKPSQRSYK, encoded by the coding sequence ATGAACTACACCGAAGGCGAACCGATCAAGGACACCAAGGCCCCCGAGGGCCCGGTGGAGACCCGCTGGGACAAGCGCCGGTTCGGCGCGAAGCTGGTCAACCCGGCCAACAAGCGCAAGCTGAAGGTCATCGTCGTCGGCACCGGCCTGGCCGGCGGCGCGGCGGCGGCGACGCTGGGCGAGCTCGGCTACCAGGTCGAGTCGTTCTGCTACCAGGACTCCCCGCGCCGGGCGCACTCCATCGCAGCCCAGGGCGGCATCAACGCCGCGAAGAACTACCGCAACGACGGCGACTCGATCCACCGGCTGTTCTACGACACCGTCAAGGGCGGCGACTTCCGCTCGCGCGAGTCGAACGTGCACCGCCTCGCCCAGATCTCCGTGGAGATCATCGACCAGTGCGTGGCGCAGGGCGTGCCGTTCGCCCGCGAGTACGGCGGCCTGCTGGACACCCGGTCCTTCGGCGGCGCGCAGGTGTCGCGGACGTTCTACGCCCGGGGGCAGACGGGCCAGCAGCTGCTGCTCGGCGCGTACCAGGCCCTCGAGCGGCAGATCGCGGCCGGCACGGTGAAGATGCACGCCCGGCACGAGATGCTCGACCTGATCGTCATCGACGGCCGGGCCCGGGGCATCGTGGTCCGCGACCTGGTCACCGGCGAGGTCGCCACCCACTACGCCGACGCCGTGGTGCTCGCCTCCGGCGGCTACGGCAACGTGTTCTTCCTGTCCACGAACGCCAAGGGCTGCAACGTCACGGCCACCTGGCGGGCGCACCGCCGGGGCGCGTACTTCGCCAACCCGTGCTACACCCAGATCCACCCGACCTGCATCCCGGTCAGCGGCGACCACCAGTCGAAGCTGACCCTGATGAGCGAGTCGCTGCGCAACGACGGCCGGGTGTGGGTGCCGCTCAAGGGCGGCGACCCGCGCAAGCCCGCCGACATCCCCGAGGACGAGCGCGACTACTACCTCGAGCGGATCTACCCGGCGTTCGGCAACCTGGTGCCGCGCGACATCGCCTCGCGCGCCGCGAAGAACGTGTGCGACGAGGGCCGCGGTGTCGGCCCCGGCGGGCTGGGCGTGTACCTCGACTTCGCCTCGGCGATCGCCCGGCTCGGCCAGCCGGCCGTGGAGGCCAAGTACGGCAACCTGTTCGAGATGTACGCGCAGATCACCGGCGAGGACCCGTACTCCACGCCGATGCGGATCTACCCGGCCGTGCACTACACGATGGGCGGCCTGTGGGTCGACTACGACCTGCAGTCGACGATCCCGGGCCTGTTCGTCGCCGGTGAGGCCAACTTCTCCGACCACGGGGCCAACCGGCTCGGCGCGTCGGCGCTGATGCAGGGCCTGGCCGACGGGTACTTCGTCCTGCCGAACACGATCGGCGACTACCTGGCCGCCGGCCCGTTCGAGAAGGTCGACGACAGCCACCCCGCCTCGCAGGAAGCCCTGGCCAAGGTCAACGACCAGGTGCAGCGGCTGCTGAACAACGACGGCGACCGCACCGCCGACTCCTTCCACCGCGAGCTGGGCCAGCTCATGTGGGAGTACTGCGGCATGGAGCGTTCCGAGTCCGGCCTGCGCAAGGCCCTCGAGCGGATCCCGGAGCTGCGGGCGGAGTTCTGGAAGCGGGTCAAGGTGTCCGGCACGGGCGAGGGGCTGAACCAGGCCCTGGAGCGCGCCGGCCGCGTCGTGGACTTCTTCGACCTGGCCGAGCTGATGTGCCTCGACGCGCTGGTGCGTACCGAGAGCTGCGGCGGGCACTTCCGGGCCGAGAGCCAGACCCCGGACGGGGAGGCCCAGCGCGACGACGAGAACTTCAGCTACGTCGCCGCCTGGGAGCACGCCGGTGACACGCCGGTGCTGCACAAGGAGGAACTGGTGTTCGAGTACGTCAAGCCGTCGCAGAGGAGCTACAAGTAA
- a CDS encoding succinate dehydrogenase/fumarate reductase iron-sulfur subunit, with protein sequence MNLTLRIWRQPNADTKGKMVSYQVADVSPDMSFLEMLDVLNEQLILAGDEPVAFDHDCREGICGACSLVINGTPHGPKKATTTCQLHMRSYKDGDTIDIEPWRAKPFPVIKDLVVDRTAFDKIIQAGGFISAPTGSAPDAHAAPVAKPDADAAFEAATCIGCGACVAACPNGSGMLFTAAKITHLGLLPQGQPERDARVLGMVAAHDDLDFGGCTNTGECTAVCPKGIPLETISRLNRDFLKASKA encoded by the coding sequence ATGAACCTGACTCTGCGCATCTGGCGGCAGCCGAACGCCGACACCAAGGGCAAGATGGTCAGCTACCAGGTCGCCGACGTGTCCCCGGACATGTCGTTCCTGGAGATGCTGGACGTCCTCAACGAGCAGCTGATCCTCGCCGGTGACGAGCCGGTCGCGTTCGACCACGACTGCCGCGAGGGCATCTGCGGCGCGTGCAGCCTGGTGATCAACGGGACGCCGCACGGGCCGAAGAAGGCCACGACGACGTGCCAGCTGCACATGCGGTCGTACAAGGACGGCGACACGATCGACATCGAGCCGTGGCGCGCCAAGCCGTTCCCGGTGATCAAGGACCTGGTCGTCGACCGGACCGCCTTCGACAAGATCATCCAGGCGGGCGGCTTCATCTCCGCGCCGACCGGTTCCGCCCCCGACGCGCACGCCGCGCCGGTCGCCAAGCCCGACGCCGACGCCGCGTTCGAGGCCGCGACCTGCATCGGCTGCGGCGCGTGCGTGGCCGCGTGCCCGAACGGCTCCGGCATGCTGTTCACCGCCGCGAAGATCACCCACCTGGGGCTGCTGCCCCAGGGCCAGCCCGAGCGCGACGCCCGGGTGCTGGGCATGGTCGCCGCGCACGACGACCTGGACTTCGGCGGCTGCACCAACACCGGCGAGTGCACGGCCGTGTGCCCCAAGGGCATCCCGCTGGAGACGATCTCCCGCCTGAACCGGGACTTCCTCAAGGCCAGTAAGGCCTAA
- a CDS encoding SigE family RNA polymerase sigma factor has protein sequence MTVLADRVDDDAAFRAVYENHFAPMTRLAYVTTGSLSAAEDVVQDSFLDYYHHRHRVTDPVAWLRRAVVSRCTSWVRRRVLERRHAPRGVADQPALSPDAVAVRRALTHLNPRHRAAVFLRYYLDLSEAQIAQALGCRPGTVKSLLHRGLAVLKEQLDD, from the coding sequence GTGACCGTACTGGCCGATCGGGTGGACGACGACGCGGCGTTCCGCGCCGTCTACGAGAACCACTTCGCCCCGATGACCCGCCTCGCCTACGTGACCACCGGCAGCCTCAGCGCCGCCGAGGACGTGGTGCAGGACAGCTTCCTCGACTACTACCACCACCGCCACCGGGTCACCGACCCGGTGGCCTGGCTGCGCCGCGCCGTGGTCAGCCGGTGCACCTCCTGGGTGCGCCGCCGGGTGCTCGAACGCCGCCACGCCCCCCGCGGCGTCGCGGACCAACCGGCCCTGAGCCCCGACGCGGTCGCCGTGCGCCGGGCCCTGACCCATCTCAACCCCCGGCACCGCGCCGCCGTGTTCCTCCGGTACTACCTGGACCTGTCCGAGGCCCAGATCGCCCAGGCGCTGGGCTGCCGGCCCGGCACCGTCAAGTCCCTCCTGCACCGTGGCCTCGCCGTCCTCAAGGAGCAACTCGATGACTGA
- the coaA gene encoding type I pantothenate kinase has protein sequence MTFLGETVAPPAPWWELERSALARLAAGWSSRLTPAELEPLRSLGDRLDAAELAQVLLPVALLVEAYATGTQARQNALDTLLASVDTPGPPHAPFVIGIAGGVAVGKSTVARVLRELLSRGPGHPNVELITTDGFLLPNAELERRGLMTRKGFPESYNARELRRFLAAVKGGAEKVSAPVYSHLAYDVLPGERVTIARPDVLIVEGINVLQPPRTGPNKRSQLAVSDFFDFSIYVDARLEHVRRWYMERFLTLRRTAFADPASYFHRYSSLSDVDAEATAQRIFREINEVNLVENIQPTRSRANLVLRKGADHAVERVLVRH, from the coding sequence ATGACCTTCCTCGGCGAGACGGTGGCGCCGCCCGCGCCCTGGTGGGAGCTGGAACGATCGGCTCTGGCCCGGCTCGCGGCCGGCTGGTCCTCGCGGCTCACGCCGGCCGAACTCGAACCGCTGCGCAGCCTCGGGGACCGCCTCGACGCCGCGGAACTGGCCCAGGTGCTGCTGCCGGTGGCGCTGCTCGTGGAGGCGTACGCGACCGGCACCCAGGCCCGGCAGAACGCCCTCGACACGCTCCTGGCCAGCGTCGACACCCCCGGCCCGCCGCACGCCCCGTTCGTGATCGGGATCGCCGGCGGGGTGGCCGTCGGCAAGTCCACGGTCGCCCGGGTGCTCCGCGAGCTGCTCAGCCGGGGCCCGGGCCACCCGAACGTCGAGTTGATCACCACGGACGGGTTCCTGCTGCCCAACGCGGAGCTGGAACGCCGGGGGCTGATGACCCGCAAGGGGTTCCCCGAGTCCTACAACGCCCGCGAGCTGCGCCGGTTCCTGGCCGCGGTCAAGGGCGGGGCCGAGAAGGTCTCCGCCCCGGTGTACTCGCACCTGGCCTACGACGTCCTGCCCGGCGAGCGGGTCACCATCGCCCGCCCCGACGTGCTGATCGTCGAGGGCATCAACGTGCTCCAGCCGCCCCGGACCGGCCCGAACAAGCGCAGCCAGCTGGCCGTGTCGGACTTCTTCGACTTCTCCATCTACGTCGACGCGCGCCTGGAGCACGTGCGCCGCTGGTACATGGAACGGTTCCTCACCCTGCGCCGGACGGCGTTCGCCGATCCGGCGTCGTACTTCCACCGGTACTCCTCGCTGAGTGACGTCGACGCCGAGGCCACCGCCCAGCGGATCTTCCGGGAGATCAACGAGGTGAACCTGGTGGAGAACATCCAGCCGACCCGCTCCCGGGCGAACCTGGTGCTCAGGAAGGGCGCGGACCACGCTGTCGAACGGGTCCTCGTCCGGCACTGA
- a CDS encoding ABC transporter permease: MSAASAPVARRASTRFFRSELMLIFGRRRNWVGLAILAAVPVIIAVAVKIDSPEGPSGGDFFSSITSNGLFVALAALFVELPLFLPLAVATIAGDAVAGEANQGTLRYLLAVPVTRIRLLSVKFGALVVFCAVATLVVAMTGVIVGLVLFGGGKMTLLSGTQIGFWGGVGRLLLICGYITVCLTALAAVGLFCSTLTEQPIGAGIAVLMLTIVSAICDGIPQLSAIGPYLPTHYWYAFGDLLRDPLTMTSVGPGLVSAAIYTAVFTTAAWARFSTKDVTS, translated from the coding sequence ATGTCAGCGGCTAGCGCACCGGTCGCGCGCCGAGCGTCGACCAGGTTCTTCCGCTCGGAGCTGATGCTCATCTTCGGACGCCGCCGCAACTGGGTGGGCCTGGCCATCCTCGCCGCCGTGCCGGTGATCATCGCGGTCGCCGTGAAGATCGACTCGCCGGAGGGCCCGTCGGGCGGGGACTTCTTCTCCTCGATCACCTCCAACGGACTGTTCGTGGCCCTGGCCGCCCTGTTCGTCGAGCTCCCGCTGTTCCTGCCCCTGGCGGTGGCCACCATCGCCGGCGACGCGGTGGCCGGCGAGGCCAACCAGGGCACCCTGCGCTACCTGCTGGCCGTCCCGGTCACCCGGATCCGGCTGCTGTCGGTCAAGTTCGGCGCGCTCGTCGTGTTCTGCGCCGTGGCGACCCTGGTGGTGGCGATGACCGGGGTGATCGTGGGGCTGGTGTTGTTCGGGGGCGGGAAGATGACCCTACTGTCGGGCACCCAGATCGGGTTCTGGGGCGGCGTCGGCCGGCTGCTGCTGATCTGCGGGTACATCACGGTGTGCCTGACGGCGCTCGCCGCGGTCGGGCTGTTCTGCTCCACGCTGACCGAGCAGCCGATCGGCGCGGGCATCGCGGTGCTGATGCTGACCATCGTGAGCGCGATCTGCGACGGCATCCCGCAGCTCTCGGCGATCGGCCCGTACCTGCCGACGCACTACTGGTACGCGTTCGGGGACCTGTTGCGCGACCCGCTGACGATGACCTCGGTCGGTCCGGGGCTGGTGTCGGCGGCGATCTACACCGCGGTGTTCACGACCGCGGCCTGGGCGCGGTTCTCCACGAAGGACGTGACCAGCTAG
- a CDS encoding ABC transporter ATP-binding protein, with protein sequence MTYHPLAVRTQGLTKRFRTQVAVNAVDLAVPTGAVYGFLGPNGSGKTTTIRMLLNLISPTAGTHELLGVPAAAALSKVGSLVEGPAFHPYLSGRDNLRRLDAADRTADGATAATRIDGALDRVGLLPAARKRYRAYSLGMRQRLALAATLLQPRELLILDEPTNGLDPQGTREVRSIITHLAAEGSTVMLSTHLLSEVEQICTHVGVMHLGKLVAQGSIEAIRGRTAPTARVDTSLPGQAAATLRGLGLTDVAVGEEHATGLLGPIAPEKVVAALVGDGVPVRGFAVQRPDLEELFVTLTGEGFDVSG encoded by the coding sequence GTGACCTACCACCCCTTGGCGGTCCGCACCCAGGGCCTCACCAAGCGGTTCCGGACCCAGGTCGCGGTGAACGCCGTCGACCTGGCCGTCCCGACCGGCGCCGTGTACGGCTTCCTCGGCCCGAACGGCTCCGGCAAGACGACCACGATCCGCATGCTCCTCAACCTGATCAGCCCCACGGCCGGCACCCACGAACTCCTCGGCGTACCGGCCGCCGCGGCCCTGTCGAAGGTCGGCTCGCTGGTGGAGGGACCGGCATTTCACCCGTACCTGTCCGGTCGCGACAATCTGCGCCGGCTCGACGCGGCCGACCGCACCGCCGACGGGGCCACGGCCGCGACCCGGATCGACGGGGCTCTCGACCGGGTCGGGCTGCTGCCGGCGGCCCGCAAGCGCTACCGGGCCTACTCACTGGGCATGCGCCAGCGCCTGGCCCTGGCCGCGACCCTGCTGCAGCCCCGCGAGCTGCTCATCCTCGACGAGCCGACGAACGGTCTGGACCCGCAGGGCACCCGGGAGGTCCGGTCCATCATCACGCACCTGGCCGCCGAGGGCTCCACGGTGATGCTGTCGACGCACCTGCTGTCGGAGGTCGAGCAGATCTGCACCCACGTCGGGGTCATGCACCTGGGCAAACTGGTCGCGCAGGGCTCGATCGAGGCGATCCGGGGCCGCACGGCCCCCACCGCCCGGGTCGACACCAGCCTGCCCGGGCAGGCCGCAGCCACGCTGCGCGGCCTCGGGCTCACCGACGTCGCCGTGGGCGAGGAGCACGCCACCGGACTGCTCGGCCCGATCGCGCCGGAGAAGGTCGTCGCCGCGCTCGTCGGCGACGGCGTGCCGGTCCGCGGCTTCGCCGTCCAACGCCCCGACCTGGAGGAACTGTTCGTGACGCTCACCGGGGAGGGCTTCGATGTCAGCGGCTAG
- a CDS encoding LolA family protein — MTDNRLRWAVPVGIVTTVAAVVGFSQIAGATDAPDLPKRTASQLLVDLQNARLDALSGTVVQRADLGLPAIAANGSDFTSLVSGNHTLKVWYAGPDKVRLALLGTLGESDVIRNGSDVWVWSSKEHRSTHTVLSADQDKAGQGPLDPRNLPKTPQEAADRLLASIDPSTVVTTASNVTVAGRSAYDLILAPRDRDSLVGSVHVAVDGERHVPLRVQVFAKNSASAAFEVGFQQVSFDRPGAENFAFTPPPGTEKSEAPDAPGPDAVPPAVDAAKPVLKGTGWTTVVVAQAGQAPKEAAGILGQLPKVSGDWGSGRLLSAKLFSVLLTDDGRLIAGAVAPQRLYEAAR; from the coding sequence ATGACTGACAACAGGCTTCGCTGGGCGGTACCGGTCGGCATCGTCACCACCGTCGCGGCCGTCGTGGGATTCAGCCAGATCGCGGGCGCCACCGACGCGCCCGACCTCCCCAAGCGCACCGCGTCCCAACTCCTCGTCGACCTGCAGAACGCCCGCCTCGACGCGCTGAGCGGCACCGTCGTGCAGCGCGCGGACCTGGGCCTGCCCGCCATCGCCGCCAACGGCTCGGACTTCACGTCCCTGGTGAGCGGCAACCACACCCTCAAGGTCTGGTACGCCGGCCCCGACAAGGTCCGCCTCGCCCTCCTCGGCACGCTCGGCGAGTCCGACGTGATCCGCAACGGCTCCGACGTGTGGGTGTGGTCGAGCAAGGAGCACCGGTCGACCCACACCGTGCTGTCCGCCGACCAGGACAAGGCCGGCCAGGGCCCGCTGGACCCGCGGAACCTGCCGAAGACCCCGCAGGAGGCCGCCGACCGGCTCCTGGCCAGCATCGACCCGTCCACGGTCGTCACCACGGCCAGCAACGTCACGGTCGCCGGCCGCTCGGCGTACGACCTGATCCTCGCCCCGCGCGACCGCGACTCGCTCGTCGGCTCCGTGCACGTCGCCGTCGACGGCGAGCGGCACGTGCCCCTGCGGGTGCAGGTGTTCGCGAAGAACTCCGCGTCTGCGGCCTTCGAGGTGGGCTTCCAGCAGGTCTCCTTCGACCGGCCGGGTGCGGAGAACTTCGCGTTCACCCCGCCGCCCGGCACCGAGAAGTCCGAGGCCCCGGACGCCCCCGGCCCCGACGCCGTCCCGCCGGCCGTCGACGCCGCCAAGCCGGTCCTGAAGGGCACCGGCTGGACCACGGTCGTCGTCGCCCAGGCCGGCCAGGCCCCGAAGGAGGCCGCGGGCATCCTCGGCCAGCTGCCGAAGGTCAGCGGCGACTGGGGCAGCGGCCGGCTGCTCAGCGCCAAACTGTTCTCCGTCCTGCTCACCGACGACGGTCGCCTGATCGCCGGCGCGGTCGCCCCGCAGCGGCTGTACGAGGCGGCCAGGTGA